One genomic segment of candidate division KSB1 bacterium includes these proteins:
- a CDS encoding SUMF1/EgtB/PvdO family nonheme iron enzyme, with protein sequence MNAGNNYKKLRIFLASPGDVTKERDVVRAVADELNREGNVADQLGVTLKVLDWREVTPGMGRSQQVILDELKVKSWDIFIGILWLRFGSPTGGSDPQTGRAYDSGTEEEFNLAYDSWKKNGRPRIMFYRCTRPPVDLNQLDPDQYKCVKTFFEQFEANRAHQGLVQPFATTDDFERRVRFDLTKLLFEYGEKVLQKKQPPPPPELPADDLTQHYLNFVRNEHGKIKLFGFLSHANIDVRLLDVFVSLRFSEQWREMEKKRLPAPEEREERTLTPPQVLARAMQKEKSLLILGGPGSGKTTLLKYFAICCLEADTRSKIQLQRPLIPILVPLRQINPAKPFTEALAKWAKSHNQNITAKNFDAWLHQPGALVLLDGLDEVSDLNTRRLICEWIDKAAPAYGESTFVVTCRFTGYREAEGVALQTPHTRADVLDLNTGQQATFLQQWFRAAGLESLETAELNDPARLQDIEHDAAVHAQAIMEFLSKEENRSLADMAGIPVLLQIMAIIWREQGSLSSERVELYNRSIDYLLEHRDLTKKIEPLLSAAKAKLVLRPLALWMQQQGEDETPRANVEAQIAAKLQEVRPGTPPAEFLENIRDRAGVLVGSGAETYTFQHKSFREFLAAIEIANQNAANVLVENFGDDWWRETVLFSAGLTSPTIFPAFLENFLKHEKNDGSTSPLYLQMLQEAAVKPLAPFEKVLRDKRLSWQKRYNALQGVRLLRSDAAKELVKFVHDDKEPRLRQLAEAILIEWSEKPPAVITPRTDRFFNPLEDNAEYILIRGGEYTFSTTKKKVKVPDLYFAKFPVTNKRYRLFLESLSKEEREEYESRETNKRFLGDDQPVTAIKWYAAMAYCDWLTEQQKANSKKQKESLVFRLPTEIEWEWAATGGKRIYPWGNEKPDETRANYGEKIGHTTPVGSYPAGATPEGLMDMAGNVWEWCLNGWDKPDFVLGEDRDLLKNWRKVGPYDWRALRGGAYYTTDLDHLRGSGRYLINPVHWDRGLGFRVCVVGESSSF encoded by the coding sequence ATGAACGCGGGAAATAACTACAAAAAGCTCCGCATCTTCCTCGCCTCGCCCGGCGATGTGACCAAAGAGCGCGACGTGGTTCGCGCCGTTGCAGATGAACTCAATCGCGAGGGCAATGTCGCTGACCAATTGGGCGTGACGCTCAAAGTCCTGGACTGGCGCGAAGTGACGCCCGGTATGGGCCGGTCCCAACAAGTGATCCTCGACGAATTGAAAGTCAAATCGTGGGACATCTTCATCGGCATCCTATGGCTGCGTTTCGGCAGCCCAACCGGCGGCAGCGATCCGCAAACCGGCAGAGCGTACGATTCCGGCACCGAGGAAGAATTCAATCTTGCCTATGATTCGTGGAAAAAGAATGGTCGCCCGCGCATCATGTTTTATCGTTGCACCCGTCCGCCGGTCGATCTCAATCAGCTCGATCCCGACCAATACAAGTGCGTAAAAACTTTTTTTGAGCAATTCGAGGCGAACAGGGCGCATCAGGGGCTTGTGCAGCCTTTCGCCACCACCGACGATTTTGAACGCCGCGTGCGCTTCGATCTCACCAAACTGCTGTTCGAGTACGGCGAAAAAGTTTTGCAGAAAAAACAACCACCGCCGCCGCCAGAATTGCCGGCGGACGATCTCACCCAGCATTACCTCAACTTCGTCCGCAACGAGCACGGCAAGATCAAATTGTTCGGCTTTCTCTCCCACGCCAACATCGACGTGCGCCTGCTGGATGTTTTCGTCTCCCTGCGTTTTTCTGAACAATGGCGCGAAATGGAAAAGAAGCGCTTGCCCGCCCCGGAAGAGCGTGAGGAGCGCACCCTTACCCCGCCGCAAGTTTTAGCGCGGGCGATGCAGAAGGAAAAATCTCTGCTCATCCTCGGCGGGCCCGGCTCCGGCAAAACCACCCTGCTCAAATATTTTGCCATCTGCTGTCTCGAGGCCGATACCCGCAGCAAGATTCAACTACAACGGCCGTTGATCCCGATATTGGTGCCGCTGCGCCAAATCAATCCCGCCAAGCCCTTCACCGAAGCGCTGGCAAAGTGGGCCAAATCGCATAATCAAAATATTACCGCAAAGAATTTCGACGCCTGGTTGCATCAGCCCGGCGCATTGGTGCTGCTCGATGGCCTCGACGAAGTCAGCGATTTAAACACCCGGCGCCTGATTTGCGAATGGATCGACAAAGCCGCACCCGCCTATGGTGAATCCACCTTTGTCGTCACCTGTCGTTTCACCGGCTACCGCGAGGCCGAGGGCGTGGCTCTGCAAACGCCGCACACCCGCGCCGATGTGCTCGATCTCAACACCGGGCAGCAGGCTACGTTTTTGCAGCAATGGTTCCGCGCCGCCGGTTTGGAAAGCCTGGAAACCGCCGAGCTCAATGATCCGGCCCGCTTGCAGGACATCGAGCATGACGCCGCGGTTCACGCCCAAGCGATCATGGAATTTCTCAGCAAGGAAGAAAACCGCTCCCTCGCCGACATGGCCGGCATTCCGGTGCTCCTGCAAATCATGGCCATCATATGGAGAGAGCAGGGCAGCCTGTCGAGCGAGCGCGTCGAATTGTACAACCGCAGTATCGATTATCTGCTCGAGCACCGCGATCTCACCAAGAAAATCGAGCCGCTGCTGAGCGCGGCCAAGGCCAAACTGGTGCTGCGGCCGCTGGCGCTGTGGATGCAGCAGCAAGGCGAGGACGAAACGCCCCGCGCCAACGTGGAAGCCCAAATCGCCGCCAAGCTGCAGGAAGTGCGGCCCGGCACCCCGCCCGCTGAATTTCTCGAAAACATCCGCGACCGCGCCGGCGTGTTGGTGGGCTCCGGCGCCGAGACCTACACTTTCCAACACAAATCCTTTCGTGAGTTTCTGGCGGCGATTGAGATTGCCAACCAAAACGCGGCGAATGTGCTGGTGGAAAATTTCGGCGACGATTGGTGGCGCGAAACCGTTTTGTTCTCCGCCGGCCTCACCAGCCCGACGATCTTTCCGGCGTTTTTGGAGAATTTTCTCAAGCACGAAAAGAACGACGGCTCCACCTCGCCGCTGTATTTGCAAATGCTGCAGGAAGCCGCGGTCAAGCCGCTGGCGCCGTTTGAAAAAGTCTTGCGCGACAAGCGCTTGAGCTGGCAGAAACGCTACAACGCCCTGCAGGGTGTGCGCCTGTTGCGCTCCGATGCCGCCAAAGAGCTGGTCAAATTCGTGCACGATGACAAAGAGCCGCGCCTGCGCCAATTGGCCGAGGCGATTCTGATCGAATGGTCGGAAAAGCCGCCGGCAGTTATCACCCCGCGAACTGACCGCTTCTTCAATCCCCTTGAAGACAACGCCGAATATATTCTCATCCGCGGCGGTGAGTACACCTTCTCTACCACCAAGAAGAAAGTGAAAGTGCCGGATTTGTATTTTGCCAAATTCCCGGTGACCAACAAGCGCTACCGCCTTTTCCTTGAATCGTTGTCTAAGGAAGAACGTGAAGAGTATGAGAGTAGGGAAACTAACAAACGCTTTCTCGGCGACGATCAGCCGGTGACGGCCATAAAGTGGTACGCGGCGATGGCCTACTGTGACTGGCTGACGGAACAGCAAAAAGCAAACAGCAAAAAGCAAAAAGAAAGTTTGGTGTTTCGTTTACCAACGGAGATTGAATGGGAATGGGCGGCGACCGGCGGCAAGCGTATTTATCCCTGGGGAAATGAGAAACCGGATGAGACGCGCGCCAATTACGGCGAAAAAATTGGCCACACCACACCGGTAGGCTCTTATCCTGCCGGTGCTACCCCGGAAGGCCTCATGGACATGGCCGGCAATGTGTGGGAGTGGTGCTTGAATGGATGGGACAAGCCGGATTTTGTTTTGGGGGAAGATCGCGACTTGTTGAAGAATTGGCGTAAAGTTGGACCGTATGATTGGCGGGCTTTGCGTGGCGGCGCTTATTATACGACTGACCTTGATCACCTTCGCGGGTCGGGGCGCTACCTCATCAATCCCGTCCACTGGGACCGCGGCCTCGGTTTCCGGGTGTGCGTGGTCGGCGAGTCATCAAGCTTTTGA
- a CDS encoding type II toxin-antitoxin system MqsA family antitoxin — protein MNCDICGGTRVRSLISYSIFYRGKPVVVENVPAEVCQQCGEQYFDPATVEKLQKTVWGERKPKRTIKTPVYDLAAIV, from the coding sequence ATGAATTGTGATATTTGCGGCGGCACGCGTGTCCGCTCCTTGATCAGTTACTCCATTTTTTATCGGGGCAAACCCGTCGTGGTGGAAAATGTGCCCGCCGAAGTTTGCCAACAATGCGGGGAACAGTATTTTGACCCGGCAACGGTTGAAAAACTCCAGAAAACTGTCTGGGGTGAGAGAAAACCCAAACGCACCATCAAGACACCAGTATATGATTTAGCGGCCATCGTTTAG
- a CDS encoding DUF4258 domain-containing protein — MRMKECISNGEIIEDYPQDKHGPSCLIAGQTFVGPWLHVQTSYPSRIKVKIITIYQPNPDEWIDFKVMKPK, encoded by the coding sequence ATGAGAATGAAAGAGTGCATCTCAAATGGCGAGATTATCGAAGATTACCCGCAAGACAAGCATGGCCCAAGCTGCTTGATCGCAGGACAAACTTTTGTTGGTCCTTGGCTTCATGTACAGACTTCTTACCCCAGCCGAATAAAAGTGAAAATCATTACCATCTACCAGCCTAATCCTGATGAATGGATCGATTTCAAAGTGATGAAACCAAAATGA
- a CDS encoding DUF1028 domain-containing protein codes for MFHSYRMLFLFSLGGFSSIFAQESLRPVHTYSIVARDPATGQMGVAVQSHWFSVGSLVTWAEAGVGAVATQSFVDPAYGPLGLELMRAGKTAPQALAGLIAADPGEAVRQVAMIDAKGNVAAHTGSKCIPGAGHIIGDNFSVQANLMLNDKVWPAMAEAYKSTTGDLADKMLAALDAAQAVGGDIRGKQSAAILIVSASNTGRPWVDRVMELRVEDHPEPLKELRRLVNVHRAYQHMNAGDLAVEHGDMDGAMREYGAAEAMFPDNLEMAYWHAVALVNANRLEESLPLFKKVFTGDPNWAELTPRLPGVGLLNVDDAGMKKILSMVPRSKK; via the coding sequence ATGTTTCATTCTTATCGCATGCTTTTTCTATTCTCTCTCGGGGGTTTTTCTTCAATTTTTGCACAAGAGTCTCTCCGGCCGGTTCATACTTATTCGATTGTCGCGCGCGATCCGGCCACCGGCCAGATGGGCGTCGCGGTGCAGTCGCATTGGTTTTCCGTCGGCTCGCTGGTCACCTGGGCCGAAGCCGGCGTCGGCGCGGTCGCCACGCAATCGTTTGTCGATCCCGCGTACGGGCCGCTCGGCTTGGAGTTGATGCGCGCCGGCAAAACCGCCCCGCAAGCGCTCGCGGGTTTGATTGCCGCTGATCCCGGCGAGGCGGTGCGCCAGGTCGCGATGATCGACGCCAAAGGCAACGTTGCCGCACACACCGGCAGCAAGTGCATCCCCGGCGCCGGACACATCATTGGCGACAATTTTTCCGTGCAGGCCAATCTCATGCTTAACGACAAAGTTTGGCCGGCGATGGCGGAAGCCTACAAAAGTACCACTGGCGATCTCGCCGACAAAATGCTTGCTGCTCTCGATGCCGCGCAGGCGGTCGGTGGCGACATTCGCGGCAAACAATCCGCGGCCATTCTGATCGTCAGCGCCAGCAACACCGGCAGGCCGTGGGTGGATCGCGTGATGGAGCTGCGCGTCGAAGATCATCCCGAGCCGCTGAAAGAACTGCGCCGCTTGGTCAATGTGCATCGGGCTTATCAACACATGAATGCCGGCGATCTTGCGGTCGAGCACGGCGACATGGACGGTGCCATGCGCGAATACGGCGCTGCCGAAGCCATGTTTCCGGATAATTTGGAAATGGCGTATTGGCATGCGGTTGCGCTCGTGAATGCCAATCGCCTTGAGGAATCGCTGCCGCTGTTCAAAAAAGTTTTTACCGGCGATCCCAACTGGGCGGAGCTCACGCCGCGGCTGCCGGGCGTCGGCTTGCTGAATGTTGATGATGCCGGCATGAAAAAGATTTTGAGCATGGTGCCGAGGAGCAAAAAGTGA
- a CDS encoding acyl-CoA dehydrogenase family protein yields the protein MAFSLSEEQQQFRALAHEFAQNEIRPVAAQLDEQEKFPEQVCRKGWELGLMNVHVPKEYGGLGLGVLEECLIAEEIGWGCTGVGTTMICNTLAIAPVIVAGNEAQKKKFLTPLTEEFAFCSYAVTEPGAGSDVQAIKTTARKIGEDYLLNGQKMWITNAGYARWFFVLAYTDPARGHRGISGFIVPADAPGVKIGKHEPKLGQRCSDTRGVSFEEVKVPAANMLGKEGDGWKAAMAAFDHSRPVVAALAVGLARAAMEHAAHYAKERKAFGVPLAAHEGISFMIADMAKDIEAARLLTWLAAWTIDQGKRNTLQAAYAKCFAADVAMRIATDAVQVFGGYGYSREYPVEKLMRDAKIFQIYEGTSQIQRLIIAKEIFERNG from the coding sequence ATCGCCTTCTCCCTCTCCGAAGAACAGCAGCAGTTCCGCGCGCTCGCGCATGAATTCGCGCAAAACGAAATCCGCCCCGTCGCCGCGCAGCTCGACGAGCAGGAAAAATTCCCCGAGCAAGTGTGCCGCAAAGGCTGGGAGCTCGGGTTGATGAACGTGCACGTGCCGAAAGAGTACGGCGGCCTTGGCCTGGGCGTGCTCGAAGAATGTTTGATCGCGGAGGAAATCGGCTGGGGCTGCACCGGCGTCGGCACCACGATGATCTGCAACACGCTGGCGATCGCACCGGTGATCGTCGCCGGCAATGAAGCACAAAAGAAAAAATTTCTCACCCCGCTCACCGAAGAATTTGCCTTCTGCTCCTATGCGGTCACCGAGCCCGGCGCCGGCAGCGATGTGCAGGCGATCAAAACCACCGCACGGAAAATCGGTGAGGACTACCTGCTCAACGGCCAGAAGATGTGGATCACCAACGCCGGCTATGCGCGCTGGTTTTTCGTGCTGGCCTACACCGATCCCGCCAGGGGCCACAGGGGCATCAGCGGATTTATTGTGCCGGCGGATGCACCCGGCGTGAAAATCGGCAAGCATGAGCCCAAGCTGGGCCAGCGCTGTTCCGACACCCGCGGCGTCTCATTTGAAGAGGTAAAAGTTCCCGCCGCCAACATGCTCGGCAAAGAAGGTGACGGCTGGAAGGCGGCGATGGCCGCCTTCGATCACTCGCGCCCTGTGGTTGCGGCCTTGGCTGTTGGTTTGGCGCGCGCGGCGATGGAGCACGCCGCCCATTACGCCAAAGAGCGCAAAGCCTTCGGCGTGCCGCTCGCGGCGCATGAGGGTATCAGCTTCATGATCGCCGACATGGCCAAAGACATCGAAGCCGCGCGCCTGCTCACCTGGCTGGCGGCGTGGACCATCGATCAGGGCAAACGCAACACCCTGCAGGCCGCCTACGCCAAATGCTTCGCCGCCGATGTTGCCATGCGCATCGCCACCGACGCCGTGCAAGTTTTCGGTGGCTACGGCTATTCGCGAGAATATCCGGTGGAAAAGCTCATGCGCGATGCCAAGATTTTTCAGATCTATGAAGGCACCAGCCAGATTCAGCGGCTGATTATTGCAAAGGAGATTTTTGAGCGAAATGGATGA
- a CDS encoding enoyl-CoA hydratase/isomerase family protein, with protein MNYQFLLLEKQNGVGLLRLNRPERLNAFEARMVQEIPVALRELLDDDEVRAVIITGNGKGFCAGADIAYLEQLAAARDIDQGRVLVMTGSEAVELIHTAGKPVIAAINGAAAGGGASLALACDLRLMAAGARLGFPFIRLGLHPDLGCTYFLPRLVGTARAAALLLSGDMLSAEEALRLGIVNQVVPDEELLPAARRLAQALAEKSALVLRLLKKGLAQTLTQSLEAVLKYEIYAQALCFESPQAARAIAEFWAARK; from the coding sequence ATGAACTATCAATTCCTCCTGCTCGAGAAGCAAAACGGCGTGGGCCTCCTGCGCCTGAACCGGCCGGAGCGGTTGAACGCCTTCGAAGCCCGGATGGTGCAGGAGATTCCCGTGGCGCTGCGCGAGCTGCTCGATGATGACGAGGTGCGTGCCGTCATCATCACCGGCAATGGCAAGGGCTTTTGCGCCGGCGCCGATATCGCCTATTTGGAACAACTCGCCGCCGCCAGGGACATCGACCAGGGCCGCGTGCTGGTGATGACCGGCAGCGAGGCGGTGGAATTGATTCACACCGCCGGCAAACCGGTGATCGCCGCGATCAATGGCGCGGCGGCAGGCGGTGGGGCCAGCCTGGCCCTGGCCTGCGATCTGCGCCTGATGGCGGCGGGCGCACGCCTGGGCTTTCCCTTCATTCGCCTCGGCCTGCATCCCGATCTCGGCTGCACCTATTTCCTGCCGCGTTTGGTGGGAACCGCGCGGGCGGCGGCGCTGCTCCTCTCCGGCGACATGCTTTCCGCGGAAGAAGCGCTGCGCCTGGGAATCGTGAATCAGGTGGTGCCGGACGAAGAACTGCTGCCCGCGGCACGGCGGCTGGCGCAGGCGCTGGCGGAAAAATCCGCGCTGGTGTTGCGGCTGCTCAAGAAGGGTCTGGCCCAAACCCTGACGCAGTCGCTCGAAGCCGTGCTCAAATATGAAATCTACGCGCAGGCTTTATGCTTTGAATCCCCGCAGGCGGCCCGGGCGATTGCGGAATTTTGGGCGGCACGCAAGTGA
- a CDS encoding amidohydrolase family protein: MNETRARWQRLLNLLVLLGLCAAPARAQRTLIHAGTLLDGLADQPRHKVTLVIHAGRIQALEPGFLPAQSNDTVIDLKNKFVLPGLMDMHTHLSGQTEKGGYLRRFQLYPVDQALIATQYLKNTLLAGFTTVRDLGGSEGVDRALRDAVNRGDIIGPRMLVAGKSLAVMGGHADPTNGYREDILGVPDIAEGVISGVEGARQAALLAIKRGADWIKITATAGVLSLSGNAHNPQFTEAEIRAIVQTAADFGRKVAAHAHGAEGAKRAIRAGVASIEHGTYLDEEAFALMKQHGTYYVPTITAGKSVADSAQIAGYYNPVVVPKALAVGPVIQQTFAKAWRAGVPIAFGTDAGVFRHGRNAIEFQYMVEAGMPPMAAIKSATYHAARLLGRLDDLGTLTPGKIADVIAVASDPLQDIKALQHVVFVMKEGVVYKNE, translated from the coding sequence ATGAACGAAACACGGGCGCGCTGGCAGCGCCTCCTCAATCTGCTGGTGTTGCTGGGCCTGTGCGCCGCGCCGGCACGGGCACAACGCACGCTCATTCACGCCGGCACCCTGCTGGACGGCCTCGCCGACCAGCCGCGCCACAAGGTCACGCTCGTTATCCACGCCGGCCGCATCCAGGCACTTGAGCCCGGCTTTCTGCCCGCGCAAAGCAACGACACGGTCATCGATCTCAAAAACAAGTTCGTACTCCCCGGCTTGATGGACATGCACACCCATCTTTCCGGTCAAACCGAAAAGGGCGGCTACCTCAGGCGCTTTCAACTCTATCCCGTCGATCAGGCCTTGATCGCGACCCAATACTTGAAAAACACCCTGCTCGCCGGCTTCACCACGGTGCGCGACCTGGGCGGCAGCGAAGGCGTGGACCGCGCCCTGCGCGACGCGGTCAACCGCGGCGACATCATCGGCCCGCGCATGCTGGTGGCCGGCAAAAGCCTGGCCGTGATGGGCGGCCACGCCGATCCCACCAACGGTTATCGCGAGGATATTCTGGGCGTTCCCGATATCGCGGAAGGCGTGATCAGCGGCGTCGAGGGCGCGCGCCAGGCGGCGTTGCTGGCGATCAAACGCGGCGCGGATTGGATCAAAATCACCGCCACCGCCGGTGTGCTGTCGCTTTCCGGCAATGCCCACAATCCGCAATTTACCGAGGCCGAGATTCGCGCCATCGTGCAGACTGCGGCGGATTTCGGCCGCAAAGTCGCGGCACACGCCCATGGTGCAGAAGGTGCCAAGCGCGCCATCCGTGCCGGCGTGGCTTCCATCGAACATGGCACCTATCTCGATGAGGAAGCCTTCGCCCTGATGAAACAGCATGGCACCTACTACGTGCCGACCATCACCGCGGGCAAATCCGTCGCCGATTCCGCGCAAATCGCGGGCTACTACAATCCGGTGGTCGTCCCCAAAGCCCTGGCTGTGGGCCCGGTGATTCAGCAGACTTTTGCCAAAGCGTGGCGGGCGGGCGTGCCGATTGCCTTCGGCACCGATGCCGGCGTGTTCCGCCATGGCCGCAATGCCATCGAGTTTCAATACATGGTGGAAGCCGGCATGCCGCCCATGGCGGCGATCAAATCCGCCACCTATCACGCCGCCAGGCTGCTCGGCCGGCTGGATGATCTCGGCACCCTCACCCCCGGCAAAATTGCGGACGTGATTGCCGTCGCCAGCGATCCCCTGCAAGATATCAAAGCCCTGCAGCATGTCGTCTTTGTGATGAAAGAGGGCGTGGTCTACAAAAACGAATGA